The Listeria swaminathanii genome has a window encoding:
- a CDS encoding LapB repeat-containing protein — protein sequence MKIKKNLHYLITLNLAFLAVSTPVYAKEDNQSENYSAPETTKSSLKNSPSNASETLSTIFPDDVLANYIANQLHISVDVTVTQQQLDTIKTISADNAGIADLTGISRLSNLTSINLPNNAITTIDEIKNLTKLTSVILNNNQITAIPGLENLDALTKLNMRDNQLTSVSLDSMSNLQFADFQGNTALLELSCINLPKMSQIYSDNAFSYSGVIMNSSILEKLTVKNLPNLSDLVFSELSLQSVELNDLPLLTMLDLRNNHLADIAMGNISTLKTLYLTGNELNDDDIANYTQANLKLGTLSIGSNDLSQIDYLRPLDNLQVLRISSTNISDLSPLQGKDMTELYIDNTPITSVEPLSSMSNLTKIEAFKTHITNVDNFENLDKLTTFLLQDNLYLQKVELDGLDALKQLDLENCTALTDLTMKNLAKASRFYDFKEANSDITIANTPNLQKVTLESLPALAGSISITNRELLADITIKDTPQITQVNLDNNNLTAFPDITGISPTAFLIRAQSNHISSIEEADIADDLQNNKNLSIDLHGQKVTSDPAKNIDNVATIQNQINAWGNTPAPQTISNNGHYADGSITWNNLPDSVESTSYTFSTANVRTSFSGTVTVPIVKALPAPIISANPEISYAKNSSVTEAEFLSDISASTTDGSSITSDFATAVDLSSAGDYQVTLNASNADGISAVPVQVTVHVEKAPAPVISADSEISYDKLAGVTEEMFLQDIHASTNDDSVITSNFDVAVNLEVPGDYQVTLNSTNSDGVAATPFQVTVHIKTENVPLILADKEINYSIDSTKSETDFLNEVHASTSDNSKITTDFEAAVDFSKIGDYQVTLESGLAEPVYVIVHIVETPITNKTDLATNDVPLTIKSEPVNQKSVSTLPITGDSTLNNSLLVTLGITIVASGVFLLRRFRK from the coding sequence ATGAAAATAAAGAAAAACTTACATTATCTAATTACGCTAAATCTTGCCTTTTTAGCTGTTTCCACTCCAGTTTATGCGAAAGAAGATAATCAATCGGAAAATTATTCAGCCCCGGAAACAACTAAAAGCTCCCTAAAAAACAGTCCTAGCAACGCCTCTGAAACACTTTCTACTATTTTCCCTGATGACGTGCTAGCTAATTATATCGCTAATCAGCTGCATATTTCTGTAGATGTGACTGTGACTCAACAACAATTAGATACGATTAAAACAATTTCTGCGGACAATGCTGGTATAGCGGATTTGACCGGTATATCTCGCCTATCTAATTTAACGTCAATTAACCTTCCTAATAATGCAATAACCACGATTGATGAAATTAAAAACTTAACAAAACTTACTTCTGTAATACTAAATAATAACCAAATCACTGCTATTCCAGGGTTAGAGAATTTAGATGCGCTCACCAAGTTAAATATGCGCGATAACCAGCTAACCAGTGTCTCTTTAGATAGTATGAGTAATTTGCAATTTGCCGACTTCCAAGGAAACACCGCTTTACTTGAACTATCTTGTATTAATTTGCCCAAAATGTCCCAGATTTATTCTGATAATGCCTTTTCATATTCTGGAGTCATAATGAATAGCTCGATTCTAGAAAAACTTACTGTAAAAAATCTTCCTAATTTATCCGACCTTGTTTTCAGTGAGTTATCTTTACAATCTGTCGAACTAAATGATTTACCACTTTTAACAATGTTAGATTTACGAAATAACCATTTGGCTGACATAGCTATGGGAAATATCTCTACCCTTAAAACGCTTTATCTTACTGGTAACGAGCTTAATGATGACGATATCGCAAATTACACACAGGCCAATCTTAAGCTTGGAACCTTATCTATAGGAAGTAATGATTTATCTCAAATTGATTATCTTCGCCCTCTTGATAACCTACAAGTGCTTCGAATTTCGTCTACTAATATAAGTGATTTATCTCCACTTCAAGGAAAAGACATGACGGAACTTTATATCGACAATACACCTATAACAAGTGTTGAACCTTTATCCAGTATGAGTAATTTAACGAAAATAGAGGCTTTTAAAACGCACATTACGAACGTAGACAACTTTGAGAATCTTGATAAATTGACGACTTTTCTACTGCAAGATAACCTTTATTTGCAAAAAGTGGAGCTTGACGGGCTTGATGCTTTGAAACAACTTGATTTAGAAAACTGTACAGCACTTACAGATTTAACTATGAAAAATTTGGCTAAAGCAAGTAGATTTTACGATTTTAAAGAGGCTAATTCAGATATTACGATTGCAAATACACCTAACTTGCAAAAAGTTACATTAGAATCGTTGCCCGCTCTTGCTGGCTCCATTTCTATTACAAATAGAGAACTGTTAGCAGATATCACTATTAAAGATACACCGCAAATTACCCAAGTTAATTTAGATAACAATAATTTGACAGCATTTCCTGATATAACTGGCATCAGCCCCACAGCATTCCTTATTAGAGCGCAGTCTAACCATATTTCCTCTATAGAAGAAGCTGATATAGCGGATGATTTACAAAATAATAAAAACCTTAGTATTGACTTGCACGGACAAAAAGTAACTAGTGATCCGGCGAAAAATATTGATAATGTAGCCACTATCCAAAATCAAATTAACGCTTGGGGGAATACCCCCGCACCTCAAACAATTAGCAATAATGGTCATTACGCAGACGGTTCGATTACTTGGAACAATTTACCAGATTCGGTCGAGTCGACAAGCTACACTTTTTCTACAGCGAATGTCAGAACATCTTTTTCTGGAACTGTAACCGTACCGATTGTTAAAGCTTTGCCAGCTCCGATTATCTCGGCAAATCCAGAGATTAGCTATGCCAAAAATAGTTCTGTGACAGAGGCGGAATTTTTATCCGATATCTCTGCTTCAACAACTGACGGCTCCTCGATTACAAGTGATTTTGCTACAGCAGTAGATTTAAGTAGTGCCGGGGATTATCAAGTGACGTTGAATGCAAGTAACGCGGATGGAATTTCAGCTGTCCCTGTTCAAGTAACTGTCCATGTTGAAAAAGCCCCTGCTCCAGTGATTTCCGCTGACTCAGAGATTTCGTACGATAAACTGGCGGGAGTTACTGAAGAAATGTTTTTACAAGATATTCATGCCTCGACTAATGATGATTCTGTAATTACCAGTAATTTTGATGTTGCTGTTAACTTAGAAGTGCCTGGAGACTATCAAGTGACGCTGAACTCCACGAACTCTGACGGCGTGGCTGCGACTCCTTTCCAAGTAACTGTGCATATTAAAACGGAAAACGTCCCACTGATTTTAGCGGACAAAGAAATTAACTACAGCATAGATAGTACAAAATCTGAAACGGACTTTTTAAACGAGGTCCATGCATCAACATCAGATAACTCGAAAATAACGACAGACTTTGAAGCAGCAGTTGATTTTAGTAAGATTGGGGACTATCAAGTGACGTTAGAAAGTGGTTTGGCAGAGCCTGTTTATGTAATTGTTCATAT